AACTCCGGTGGTGCTTCTAGTGGCGATGCTAAAAATGATTTAGCGGATGCTGTTCGTACTGCGGTAATTAACAAACGTGCTGGTGGCCAGGGATTAATCTCCGGTCGTAAAGCCTTCCAGAAACCTATGAATGAAGGAGTAGCCTTATTAAACTCTATTCAGGACGTATATCTGGACACTGATATTAGCATCGCTTAATCATTTGTGATTATCACAATTTTTAAGGATTTTTGATACAAAGTCTGCATTCAAAATATCGGATGCAGACTTTTTCACTTTAATTTGAATTCTATGGGTTGGTTTGTAAGAAACAAAGAGGGGATAACCACCAAGACTGAAGATAAGAAAGAAACGCCGGAAGGACTTTGGTACAAGTGTAAGAAGTGCAAGGTGATTTCCAGCGTTGAAGATCACTCTGCCAATATGTGGGTTTGCCCGAATTGTGGCTTCCACGAACGCATTAATGCCAAGGAGTATTTCAGCATCTTATTTGACGAAGGTAAATTCACCGAGCTCAACGCTAAAATGACCAGCGGCGATCCCCTGAAATTTGAGGATACCAAAAAATACGTTGATCGCTATAAGGCCACAGTAAAAAAGACCGGCATCAATGATGCGGTAAGCACCGGATACGGTAAAATGAATGAGCGCGATGTAGTAATCGCGGCCATGAACTTCAATTTCATTGGAGGTTCCATGGGCTCTGTGGTAGGTGAAAAAATTGCCAAGGCGATTGACCACTCTATCAAGTACAATAAGCCTTTCATTATGATCTCCAAAAGTGGAGGTGCCCGTATGATGGAGGCGGCCTTCTCGCTTATGCAGATGGCGAAAACCAGTGCTAAACTGGCGCAATTAGGCGAAGCGAAAATCCCCTATATCTCCGTATTAACCGATCCCACAACTGGTGGAGTAACCGCATCCTTTGCGATGTTAGGAGATATTAATATCGCGGAACCCGGAGCTTTAATCGGCTTTGCCGGTCCCCGGGTAGTAAAGGAAACCATTGGTAAAGATTTACCGGATGGATTCCAAACAGCTGAGTTCCTGCTGGAACACGGATTCCTGGATTTCATTTCCGAAAGAAAGGACCTCAAGAGTAAAATGTCCAATTTTCTCCGCATGACACAAGGAGAAGTTAAGGCCAAGGCTAGCAATTAATTAGAAAAGAATTTCTACTTTTGCAGGCTCAATTTATAGTATACATAACATTCATCTAAAGGATCTTGAAATGTATTTAAGCCCAGAGAAGAAAAGAGAGATTTTCCAGAAATACGGAAAATCTGACAACGACACCGGTTCACCCGAAGGTCAAGTTGCATTGTTCACTTACCGTATTAACCACCTAACCGAGCACTTGAAGCGTAACCGCAAGGATTTCGCTACTGAGAAAGCTCTGGTAGACATGGTAGGTAAGCGTCGTCGCATCTTAGGTTACCTGAAGGATCGTGATATTGAAAGATATCGTGCGATTATCGCCGAACTCGGAATTAGAAAGTAATCTCTTGATAAAGAAGGCAATTCTTAGAGTTGCCTTCTTTTCTTCTGATCCAATTACCATTTACAATTAATACATGATTCCAAACGCTATTACGCAGGAAATCAAATTAGCAGACGGGAGAACCATCACCATCGAAACCGGAAAACTGGCGAAACAAGCCGACGGTTCTGTAGTGGTTCGCATGGGTGACACCATGTTGTTAGCGACTGTAGTTTCAAATAAAGAAGCTATGGATGGCATTGATTTTTTGCCCCTAACCGTAGATTACCGCGAGAAATTTTCTTCTGCCGGCCGCATGCCCGGTGGATTCATTAAAAGAGAGGCTCGTCCTTCCGACGAAGAAATATTAGTGATGCGATTGGTGGACCGTGTTTTACGTCCGCTTTTCCCAAAAGATTACCACGCTGATGTTCAGGTGATGATCTCCCTTAACTCTTGGGATCCTAATGTAAAGCCTGATGCTTTAGCCGGTTTAGCTGCCTCTGCTGCTATTGCCGTTTCTGATATTCCTTTTAACGGCCCGATGTCTGAAGTACGCGTAGGTCGTGTAAATGGTGAATTTATTATCAACCCTACTCCTGCTCAATTAGAAGAATCCGACATCGATATGATGGTGGGTGCTACTGCAGATAGTGTAGTAATGGTTGAAGGTGAGATGAAAGAGATTTCTGAAAAAGAAATGCTTGATGCCATCGCCGCCGCTCACGAAGCAATTAAAGTTCAAGTACAAGCTCAGTTGGATTTAGCAGCCCAAGTTGCCAAGTCTAGCCCTAAGCGCGAGTACAGTCATGAAACTCACGATGAAGCTCTTCGTGATCAAATCATGAAAGACTTATACGATAAGGTATATGCCGTTGCTAAAAGTGGTTTAAGCAAAGAAGAGCGTTCTGCTCAGTTTAAAACCGTTCGCGACGAGTATATGGAAGCTAATTTCAGCGCTGAAGAGCTGGAAGAAAAAAGCGGCCTTATCAAAACTTATTATCACGATGTTGAATACCACGCCATGCGTAACATGATCTTGAAAGATCGTCAGCGTTTGGATGGTCGTCAATTGAATGAGATTCGTCCTATCTGGTCAGAGGTAGATTACCTTCCTTCTACGCACGGTTCTGCCGTATTTACCCGTGGGGAAACTCAATCTCTTACTACCGTAACCTTAGGAAGCAAGCTGGATGAGAACCGCATCGATAACGTAACCTTCAGTGGTTCTGAGCGTTTCTACCTGCACTACAACTTCCCTCCTTTCTCTACCGGTGAAGCTCGCCCTATTCGCGGAACCAGCCGTCGTGAGATCGGTCACGGTAACCTTGCCCAGCGTGCCTTAAAAGGCATGGTGCCCGACGATAACTTCTACACCATTCGTGTGGTTTCTGATATTTTGGAGTCTAACGGATCATCTTCCATGGCAACGGTTTGTGCCGGTACTATGGCGATGATGGATGCCGGTATCAAAATGAAAGCTCCCGTATCAGGTATCGCAATGGGATTAATCACCGACGAAAGTGGAGAGTATGCCGTATTGAGCGACATCCTTGGTGATGAAGACCACTTAGGTGATATGGACTTTAAAGTAACCGGAACCAAAGCGGGTATCACTGCTTGTCAGATGGATATCAAAATTAAGGGTCTTTCTTACGAGATTCTTGAGAAAGCTTTGAACCAGGCTAAAGACGGTCGTTTACACATCTTAGGTGAGATGATGAAGACCATCGATGCCCCTCGTACCGAATTAAAGCCACATGCTCCGAAATTAACCATGATGAAGATTCCAAAGGAATTCATCGGTATGATTATCGGACCTGGAGGAAAGAATATCCAAAAGCTGCAGCTTGATACCGAAACTACCATCACCATCGAAGAAGACGGTGAATACGGAGTTATCGAGATCAGCGGAACTGATGCCGCGAAAATGGCTAAAGCCGAAGCTCGCATCAAGGAAATTGCTTTCGTACCAGAAGTAGGTGAAGTATATAATGGTTTGGTTCGTTCGATCCAACCTTATGGAGCATTCGTAGAACTCGCTCCTGGAACCGATGGTTTATTGCACATCTCTGAGATTGCACACCGTCGTTTGCAAACCGTTGAGGAAGAATTAAAAGAAGGCGACCGTATCGACGTTAAATTGATCGGTAAGGACGACCGCGGTAAGCTGAAGCTTTCCCGTAAAGCTCTTTTAGAGAAACCTGCAGCGCAAGAAGCTAAAAAAGAAGAAAACTAAATCGACCCTTTTTTAGT
The Croceimicrobium hydrocarbonivorans genome window above contains:
- a CDS encoding polyribonucleotide nucleotidyltransferase, whose amino-acid sequence is MIPNAITQEIKLADGRTITIETGKLAKQADGSVVVRMGDTMLLATVVSNKEAMDGIDFLPLTVDYREKFSSAGRMPGGFIKREARPSDEEILVMRLVDRVLRPLFPKDYHADVQVMISLNSWDPNVKPDALAGLAASAAIAVSDIPFNGPMSEVRVGRVNGEFIINPTPAQLEESDIDMMVGATADSVVMVEGEMKEISEKEMLDAIAAAHEAIKVQVQAQLDLAAQVAKSSPKREYSHETHDEALRDQIMKDLYDKVYAVAKSGLSKEERSAQFKTVRDEYMEANFSAEELEEKSGLIKTYYHDVEYHAMRNMILKDRQRLDGRQLNEIRPIWSEVDYLPSTHGSAVFTRGETQSLTTVTLGSKLDENRIDNVTFSGSERFYLHYNFPPFSTGEARPIRGTSRREIGHGNLAQRALKGMVPDDNFYTIRVVSDILESNGSSSMATVCAGTMAMMDAGIKMKAPVSGIAMGLITDESGEYAVLSDILGDEDHLGDMDFKVTGTKAGITACQMDIKIKGLSYEILEKALNQAKDGRLHILGEMMKTIDAPRTELKPHAPKLTMMKIPKEFIGMIIGPGGKNIQKLQLDTETTITIEEDGEYGVIEISGTDAAKMAKAEARIKEIAFVPEVGEVYNGLVRSIQPYGAFVELAPGTDGLLHISEIAHRRLQTVEEELKEGDRIDVKLIGKDDRGKLKLSRKALLEKPAAQEAKKEEN
- the rpsO gene encoding 30S ribosomal protein S15; protein product: MYLSPEKKREIFQKYGKSDNDTGSPEGQVALFTYRINHLTEHLKRNRKDFATEKALVDMVGKRRRILGYLKDRDIERYRAIIAELGIRK
- the accD gene encoding acetyl-CoA carboxylase, carboxyltransferase subunit beta, with the translated sequence MGWFVRNKEGITTKTEDKKETPEGLWYKCKKCKVISSVEDHSANMWVCPNCGFHERINAKEYFSILFDEGKFTELNAKMTSGDPLKFEDTKKYVDRYKATVKKTGINDAVSTGYGKMNERDVVIAAMNFNFIGGSMGSVVGEKIAKAIDHSIKYNKPFIMISKSGGARMMEAAFSLMQMAKTSAKLAQLGEAKIPYISVLTDPTTGGVTASFAMLGDINIAEPGALIGFAGPRVVKETIGKDLPDGFQTAEFLLEHGFLDFISERKDLKSKMSNFLRMTQGEVKAKASN